From a single Methanofollis sp. W23 genomic region:
- a CDS encoding cysteate synthase gives MRHYELVCPGCGTIHEDHYTLSCPQGCDALIRTRYQSKMLKLREEPGIFRFAEWLPVEGALKSPAGPVTYQSEGLARDLGLKNLYIGFNGYWPERDAQIHTCSFKELEALPTMVRVRETGEGTLVVASAGNTGRAFCQTAATTGEQVVVVVPGKAADRLWTTVETDQACIVLVDGDYSDTIAVADALCTHPSLLPEGGAKNVARRDGMGTVMLDAAVTIGRLPDRYFQAVGSGTGGIAAWEAAMRLVGDGRFGSALPRLHLVQNLPFVPMVRAWEAGRREIVPATDMPDARTAVAAVYADVLTNRKPPYGTRGGVFDALTATKGTMHAVTNPAAEAAARWCEEAEGIDLDPAAAVALAALADAVETGTVGPDETVLLNLTGGGYRRVAEEHEHYPIAPAFEVAADVETASLTRDVLSWVRDHA, from the coding sequence ATGCGACACTATGAACTCGTCTGCCCTGGATGCGGCACAATCCATGAGGACCACTACACACTTTCGTGTCCGCAGGGGTGCGACGCACTGATCAGGACCAGATATCAGAGTAAAATGTTGAAACTCAGGGAGGAGCCCGGGATATTCCGTTTTGCTGAATGGCTCCCTGTCGAAGGGGCCCTAAAGAGCCCCGCCGGGCCGGTGACCTACCAGAGCGAGGGCCTGGCCCGCGACCTCGGGCTGAAAAATCTGTACATCGGTTTCAATGGCTACTGGCCCGAGCGGGACGCCCAGATCCATACCTGCTCGTTCAAAGAACTGGAAGCCCTGCCCACCATGGTCAGGGTCAGGGAGACCGGAGAAGGCACGCTGGTCGTGGCCTCGGCCGGGAACACCGGCCGGGCTTTCTGCCAGACCGCGGCCACGACCGGAGAGCAGGTCGTGGTGGTGGTGCCAGGGAAGGCCGCGGACCGCCTCTGGACGACCGTCGAGACCGACCAGGCCTGTATAGTCCTGGTGGACGGCGACTACTCAGACACCATCGCCGTCGCCGACGCCCTCTGCACCCATCCCTCTCTCCTCCCTGAGGGCGGGGCCAAAAATGTCGCACGACGTGACGGGATGGGCACGGTGATGCTCGACGCCGCGGTCACCATCGGCCGCCTCCCTGACCGCTACTTCCAGGCGGTCGGGAGCGGGACCGGCGGGATCGCCGCATGGGAAGCGGCGATGCGACTGGTCGGGGACGGACGGTTCGGCTCAGCCCTCCCACGTCTCCACCTTGTCCAGAACCTCCCCTTTGTCCCGATGGTCAGGGCATGGGAGGCCGGGCGGCGGGAGATCGTGCCCGCGACCGACATGCCTGACGCCCGCACTGCCGTCGCCGCGGTCTACGCCGACGTGCTCACCAACCGCAAACCCCCCTATGGGACCAGAGGCGGGGTCTTCGACGCCCTCACCGCCACGAAGGGGACGATGCACGCGGTCACCAACCCTGCCGCGGAGGCGGCGGCACGCTGGTGCGAGGAGGCCGAAGGGATCGACCTCGACCCGGCGGCCGCGGTCGCCCTCGCCGCCCTGGCCGACGCCGTCGAGACCGGGACCGTCGGCCCCGACGAGACGGTCCTCCTCAACCTCACCGGCGGGGGGTATCGGCGGGTCGCCGAAGAGCACGAGCACTACCCGATCGCACCGGCCTTCGAGGTTGCGGCCGACGTCGAGACCGCCTCTCTGACCAGGGACGTCCTCTCATGGGTGAGAGACCATGCATGA
- a CDS encoding methanogenesis marker 16 metalloprotein, with the protein MKTIAEIRERIRGGTAVVLTAPEFKRRVRDGDHPAPEEVDVVTCGTCGVMSGTAALLSVQAAPPGTFGRAEAARLNGVPAYPGPCPNERLGLVDMIVYGTAHVGTRYGGGHLFADLAAGKEVHLEVEAGGRTYEADFTLDDCDTARLFTTRSAFRNYTAFVNRAVGAEKTIFSVTGLKGPCAEASISGCGEISPLENDPDLRVFGPGARVLVNGAPGMVMGEGTRSTPEKPNLSVFAGMKGMDPCTCGGFVTAAGPECITSIAAPIPVLDQASIDALSVLDEEVVLPVADITDRRPFARATYAEVWQGTDHEVTYRPAACLSCEPCTAAGICPTGAFMTGKGIDPCLCASCGACAMACTGRAVHADLGAIHPDGMTVPITMRQSDRKKAEELCVRLKDALLEGSFEL; encoded by the coding sequence ATGAAGACGATTGCAGAGATCAGGGAGCGGATCAGAGGGGGGACCGCCGTCGTCCTGACGGCGCCTGAGTTCAAGAGGCGGGTCAGGGACGGGGATCATCCGGCGCCCGAGGAGGTGGACGTAGTCACCTGCGGGACCTGCGGGGTGATGTCAGGGACCGCCGCCCTCCTCTCGGTCCAGGCCGCCCCGCCCGGCACTTTTGGTCGGGCCGAGGCGGCGCGGCTCAACGGTGTCCCTGCCTATCCAGGCCCATGCCCGAACGAACGTCTCGGTCTCGTCGATATGATCGTCTATGGCACGGCCCATGTCGGGACACGTTACGGCGGCGGCCACCTCTTCGCCGACCTTGCGGCCGGGAAAGAGGTTCACCTGGAGGTCGAAGCGGGGGGCCGAACCTATGAGGCCGACTTCACCCTCGACGACTGCGATACCGCCCGCCTCTTCACCACCAGGAGCGCCTTCAGGAACTACACCGCCTTCGTGAACCGCGCGGTCGGGGCAGAGAAGACGATCTTCTCGGTGACCGGGCTGAAAGGGCCCTGTGCCGAGGCTTCGATCAGTGGGTGCGGCGAGATCAGTCCGCTGGAAAACGATCCCGATCTCAGGGTGTTCGGGCCGGGAGCGCGGGTGCTGGTGAACGGCGCACCCGGCATGGTGATGGGCGAGGGGACGAGGAGCACTCCGGAGAAACCGAACCTCTCGGTCTTTGCCGGGATGAAAGGGATGGACCCCTGCACCTGCGGCGGGTTTGTCACGGCGGCAGGCCCTGAGTGCATCACCAGCATCGCCGCCCCGATCCCGGTCCTGGACCAGGCTTCCATCGACGCCCTCTCAGTCCTGGACGAGGAGGTCGTCCTGCCGGTCGCCGACATCACTGACCGCCGGCCCTTTGCGAGGGCCACCTACGCAGAGGTCTGGCAGGGGACCGACCACGAGGTGACCTATCGCCCCGCGGCCTGCCTCTCCTGTGAGCCCTGCACGGCGGCCGGGATCTGCCCGACCGGCGCCTTCATGACCGGCAAGGGGATCGACCCATGCCTCTGCGCCTCGTGCGGGGCCTGTGCCATGGCGTGCACAGGCAGGGCGGTGCATGCCGACCTCGGCGCCATCCATCCTGACGGCATGACTGTCCCGATCACGATGCGGCAGTCTGACAGGAAGAAGGCTGAAGAACTCTGCGTACGTCTCAAAGACGCCCTCCTCGAAGGGTCGTTTGAATTATAA
- a CDS encoding (Fe-S)-binding protein, with protein sequence MDWTPPGKNCGLCGARTCEVFMEMVAAGERSLADCPFSEAGSCISVHDAVYTGRDILGNAYDFVIDPLPGEPTVRKIVLPFRPDLVERRGIAEGEIVVGRPMGAGCPVQHVIRVIEADPITGVITGHVVGPAFSRDREYHDVRAYHMLGFEGLATHISSPPVFGKRQRFLPGFCMMALAHTGLVNMIVERSEGVHVRVEDVII encoded by the coding sequence ATGGACTGGACACCACCTGGCAAGAACTGCGGGCTCTGCGGGGCGCGGACCTGTGAGGTGTTCATGGAGATGGTCGCCGCGGGGGAACGCTCTCTCGCCGACTGCCCCTTTTCCGAGGCCGGGTCCTGCATCTCCGTCCATGACGCCGTCTATACCGGGCGAGACATCCTCGGCAATGCCTACGACTTTGTCATCGATCCCCTGCCAGGCGAGCCCACGGTCAGGAAGATCGTCCTTCCCTTCAGGCCCGACCTGGTGGAGCGGCGGGGGATCGCGGAGGGCGAGATCGTCGTCGGCCGACCGATGGGGGCCGGGTGCCCGGTCCAGCACGTGATCAGGGTGATCGAGGCCGATCCCATCACCGGGGTGATCACCGGGCATGTCGTCGGTCCCGCCTTCTCCAGGGACAGGGAGTACCACGACGTCAGGGCCTACCATATGCTCGGCTTCGAGGGGCTTGCCACCCATATCTCCTCGCCGCCGGTCTTCGGGAAACGCCAGCGTTTTCTCCCCGGGTTCTGCATGATGGCCCTCGCCCATACCGGACTGGTCAATATGATCGTGGAACGATCTGAAGGAGTGCACGTGCGAGTGGAGGACGTCATCATATGA
- a CDS encoding GTP-binding protein: MRLLVVAGPPSAGKTAVVKQVIRHLGGEMQPAYLKIDVVRAFEDEEIAREFGIPTKKVYSGDLCPDHAGIMIMREAMEWAGREGADLLIVESAGLCLRCSPYVTQSLGIVVLSAISGTHAPLKMGPMIALADMAVVTRTDLVSQAEKEVFRERIREVAPEIEIVETNAVQGTGLRYLFRRVAGTPAIGDPDRVVLRGVPPLGVCTVCVGKKEIGWQHHFGVVRRLEGTDLFFRGE; the protein is encoded by the coding sequence GTGAGACTCCTGGTCGTTGCTGGGCCCCCGTCTGCAGGGAAGACCGCGGTCGTGAAGCAGGTGATCAGGCATCTCGGCGGCGAGATGCAGCCCGCCTACCTGAAGATCGACGTGGTCAGGGCCTTTGAAGACGAGGAGATCGCGCGGGAGTTCGGCATCCCCACAAAAAAAGTATATTCTGGCGACCTCTGCCCAGACCATGCCGGGATCATGATCATGCGGGAAGCGATGGAATGGGCAGGGAGGGAGGGGGCCGACCTCCTCATCGTGGAGAGTGCCGGGCTCTGTCTCAGATGCTCGCCGTACGTCACCCAGTCCCTCGGGATCGTCGTCCTCAGCGCGATCTCAGGCACCCATGCCCCGCTCAAGATGGGGCCCATGATCGCCCTCGCCGACATGGCGGTCGTCACCAGGACAGACCTCGTCTCCCAGGCCGAAAAAGAGGTCTTCCGCGAGCGGATCAGGGAGGTGGCCCCAGAGATCGAGATCGTCGAGACGAACGCCGTGCAGGGGACCGGGTTGCGCTACCTGTTCAGGCGGGTCGCGGGGACCCCTGCGATCGGAGACCCGGACAGGGTCGTGCTCCGCGGCGTCCCGCCGCTTGGGGTCTGCACCGTCTGTGTCGGGAAAAAGGAGATCGGGTGGCAGCACCACTTTGGCGTGGTGAGGAGACTCGAAGGGACCGACCTCTTCTTCAGGGGGGAGTAG
- a CDS encoding ATP-binding cassette domain-containing protein, whose amino-acid sequence MDHQATEITLLPGSDKNGETEHFDQIVIRPGETLAIVGPTGSGKSALINDIEVFAQKDTVTGRTVLVNGRAPPEEYVRDPAKKPVALITQNTKCLADLQVQEFLEMHLRSRKIEEEGVVEETIALANEFTGEKITPGARMTSLSGGQTRSLMVADAILISNTPVIILDEVENAGIFKDRVIEVLRTYQKAVVFVTHDPLVALLCDRRVVMRNGTVVRVIEATGVELEALEQVRAVDGFLCMLREEIRAGKIITGDLHHLSPPGEVNAA is encoded by the coding sequence ATGGACCACCAGGCCACCGAGATCACCCTCCTCCCTGGAAGCGACAAGAACGGCGAGACCGAACACTTCGATCAGATCGTGATCAGGCCAGGCGAGACCCTTGCCATCGTCGGCCCGACAGGCTCTGGGAAGAGCGCCCTGATCAACGACATCGAAGTCTTTGCCCAGAAGGACACCGTCACCGGACGGACCGTGCTGGTCAATGGCCGGGCGCCGCCCGAGGAATATGTCCGTGACCCTGCAAAAAAACCGGTCGCCCTCATCACCCAGAACACCAAGTGTCTCGCCGACCTCCAGGTGCAGGAATTTCTTGAGATGCATCTCAGGTCACGAAAGATCGAGGAGGAAGGAGTCGTCGAGGAGACGATCGCCCTTGCAAACGAGTTCACCGGCGAGAAGATCACGCCCGGCGCCAGGATGACCTCGCTCTCAGGGGGACAGACGCGTTCCCTGATGGTCGCCGACGCGATCCTCATCAGCAACACTCCTGTGATCATCCTCGACGAGGTCGAGAATGCCGGGATCTTCAAGGACCGGGTGATCGAGGTTCTGAGAACCTACCAGAAGGCCGTGGTCTTCGTCACCCACGACCCGCTCGTCGCCCTCCTCTGCGACCGGAGGGTCGTGATGCGGAACGGCACGGTCGTCAGGGTCATCGAAGCGACAGGTGTCGAGCTCGAGGCCCTCGAACAGGTCAGGGCAGTCGACGGATTCCTCTGCATGCTCAGGGAAGAGATCAGGGCAGGAAAGATCATCACCGGCGACCTGCACCACCTCTCGCCCCCTGGAGAGGTGAACGCGGCGTGA
- a CDS encoding ATP-NAD kinase family protein, translating to MTIIGLVINPVAGLGGTVGLKGTDGRAAEARRRGAVPKAEGRAVEALRTLKNLPLLILTSAGPMGADALEAAGVRDYRIVHVPKGPETTADDTRTAVRACIAAGADLVLFCGGDGTARDVVAAAGEIPVLGIPAGVKMYSGVFAVRPAMVGEVLGGDYALREAEVMDIDEEAYRRGELRARLYATVRVPFLPGRVQSGKEASFRDEAAALAGIARFMADLIRAGGCVVLGAGSTTAAIAREAGITATLLGVDIIVDRKLVVADADEAALLAHLEWAKRSWIIISPIGAQGAVLGRGTGPITPAVLRAVGPDHLIVVATPGKLAATPTLFMDTGDPALDAAFGERVRVICGYHLAQVVPLVRPE from the coding sequence ATGACGATAATCGGCCTGGTCATCAACCCGGTCGCCGGCCTCGGCGGCACGGTCGGATTGAAGGGGACCGACGGGAGAGCCGCCGAGGCAAGACGGCGCGGGGCGGTGCCGAAGGCAGAGGGACGTGCCGTCGAGGCCCTCCGTACGCTCAAGAACCTCCCCCTCCTGATCCTCACCTCTGCCGGACCGATGGGGGCCGACGCCCTGGAAGCCGCGGGCGTCAGGGACTACAGGATCGTCCATGTCCCCAAAGGCCCTGAGACGACGGCCGACGACACTCGCACCGCGGTCAGGGCCTGTATCGCCGCCGGGGCCGACCTCGTCCTCTTCTGCGGCGGCGACGGCACGGCGCGGGACGTCGTCGCGGCCGCGGGAGAGATCCCTGTCCTCGGCATCCCTGCAGGCGTGAAGATGTACTCTGGGGTCTTTGCAGTCCGCCCGGCCATGGTGGGCGAGGTCCTTGGCGGCGACTATGCCCTCCGCGAGGCCGAGGTGATGGACATCGATGAGGAAGCATATCGGCGGGGGGAGTTGCGGGCCCGCCTTTATGCGACGGTGCGAGTGCCCTTCCTTCCTGGCCGCGTGCAGTCTGGGAAAGAAGCCTCGTTCAGGGACGAGGCGGCGGCCCTCGCCGGCATCGCCAGGTTCATGGCCGACCTGATCAGGGCGGGCGGGTGCGTGGTCCTCGGCGCCGGGAGCACCACCGCCGCGATCGCACGGGAGGCCGGGATCACGGCGACCCTCCTCGGGGTGGATATCATCGTGGACAGAAAACTCGTCGTCGCCGATGCCGACGAGGCGGCGCTCCTCGCACATCTCGAATGGGCGAAAAGATCCTGGATCATCATCAGCCCGATCGGAGCGCAGGGCGCGGTCCTCGGCCGGGGCACCGGGCCGATCACCCCTGCGGTGCTGAGAGCCGTGGGGCCCGACCACCTCATCGTCGTCGCCACCCCCGGCAAACTCGCCGCCACCCCCACGCTCTTCATGGACACCGGAGACCCGGCCCTCGACGCCGCTTTCGGGGAGAGGGTCCGGGTCATCTGCGGTTACCACCTCGCGCAGGTGGTCCCGCTGGTCAGGCCTGAGTGA
- a CDS encoding glutamate synthase-related protein codes for MARYRCDVCQVFEYDPAHGDQATGVTPGTEPPEFPEDWQCPICRSDRSHLHIVEVEPKKTVEQTVVCPVCGATHAITVSHYGLGYAEGYLGEWRREADLLEVHMAEIHQIAATGASVVEPMRTQRPVLSWDEILILGAQLARLPLNHDEPVDTRTVIGPRADHPLVIETPIYVTHMSFGALSREIKLALARGSAAVGTAMCSGEGGMLEEVRDASYRYILEYVPNHYTTTPEDLRMVDAVEIKIGQSAKPGMGGHLPAEKVTPEIAAVRGFPPGREITSPARFEEIRDAETLRETIEHLRDATDGRPVGVKLAAGRIEDDLAVVLPAGADFVTVDGRPGATAAAPRVVKDATSVPTPFALHRVRAFLDRHGADDISLVATGGLRISADFARALAMGADAVAIGTAALMACACQQYRLCSTGTCPVGVTTQDPALRRRLRVDISARMLENYLTVSTEELRTFARLTGHDDVHALSVDDLCTTNTEISDHTGIRHV; via the coding sequence ATGGCGAGGTACCGCTGTGATGTCTGCCAGGTCTTTGAGTATGACCCCGCACATGGTGACCAGGCCACCGGGGTCACTCCAGGCACCGAACCTCCGGAGTTTCCCGAGGACTGGCAGTGTCCGATATGCCGCTCAGACCGTTCCCACCTGCACATCGTCGAGGTGGAACCGAAGAAGACGGTGGAGCAGACAGTCGTCTGCCCGGTCTGCGGCGCCACCCACGCCATCACGGTCTCTCATTACGGCCTCGGGTATGCTGAGGGCTATCTTGGGGAGTGGCGGCGGGAGGCCGACCTTCTCGAAGTGCACATGGCCGAGATCCACCAGATCGCCGCCACCGGCGCGTCGGTCGTCGAACCGATGCGCACCCAGCGTCCGGTCCTCTCGTGGGACGAGATCCTTATTCTCGGGGCACAGCTGGCACGCCTCCCTCTTAACCACGACGAACCGGTGGACACCAGGACGGTCATCGGCCCCCGCGCCGACCATCCACTTGTCATCGAGACGCCTATCTATGTCACCCACATGTCATTCGGGGCGCTCTCGCGCGAGATCAAACTCGCCCTCGCACGGGGGAGCGCCGCGGTGGGGACGGCGATGTGCTCGGGAGAGGGAGGGATGCTTGAAGAAGTGCGGGACGCCTCGTACCGCTACATCCTCGAGTACGTCCCGAACCACTACACCACCACCCCTGAAGACCTCAGGATGGTGGACGCCGTCGAGATAAAGATCGGGCAGTCCGCCAAACCAGGGATGGGCGGCCACCTGCCTGCAGAGAAGGTGACGCCCGAGATCGCGGCGGTACGGGGATTCCCGCCAGGGCGCGAGATCACGAGCCCCGCAAGGTTCGAGGAGATCAGGGACGCTGAAACCCTCAGGGAAACGATAGAACATCTACGTGACGCCACCGACGGCCGTCCGGTCGGGGTGAAACTTGCCGCGGGCCGCATCGAGGACGACCTGGCGGTGGTCCTCCCTGCAGGCGCCGACTTTGTCACTGTCGACGGGCGCCCAGGGGCGACTGCGGCCGCCCCCCGCGTCGTGAAGGACGCCACCTCGGTCCCGACGCCCTTCGCCCTCCACCGGGTCAGGGCCTTCCTCGACCGACATGGCGCCGATGACATCTCCCTGGTGGCCACCGGGGGCCTGCGCATCTCCGCGGACTTCGCCAGGGCCCTGGCCATGGGGGCCGACGCCGTCGCGATCGGCACCGCCGCCCTGATGGCCTGCGCCTGCCAGCAGTACCGCCTCTGTTCCACCGGCACCTGCCCGGTCGGGGTGACCACCCAGGACCCGGCATTGAGGAGGCGGTTGCGGGTGGATATCTCGGCCAGGATGCTGGAAAACTATCTCACCGTCTCGACCGAAGAGCTCAGGACCTTCGCACGCCTCACCGGTCACGATGATGTCCACGCCCTCTCTGTCGACGATCTCTGCACGACAAATACAGAGATCTCGGATCACACCGGGATCAGGCATGTGTAG
- a CDS encoding DUF2769 domain-containing protein — MKPIMTTEMEEKKQMVLSLCTCTECPSFEDCGEEGGYCFPSIGMSACITAEKGCICGGCPVYEKMGLEHIYYCSRGSEKDQAGK; from the coding sequence ATGAAACCTATCATGACGACCGAGATGGAAGAGAAGAAGCAGATGGTCCTCTCGCTCTGCACCTGCACCGAGTGCCCAAGTTTTGAGGACTGCGGCGAAGAGGGGGGCTACTGCTTCCCGTCGATCGGAATGAGTGCGTGCATTACGGCGGAAAAGGGATGTATCTGCGGCGGGTGCCCAGTTTACGAGAAGATGGGACTCGAACATATCTACTACTGTTCCCGCGGTTCGGAGAAGGATCAGGCCGGGAAGTAA
- a CDS encoding TrpB-like pyridoxal phosphate-dependent enzyme, translating into MRTKILLDEDAMPKAWYNIQADLPTPLAPPLHPSTGNPVKPDDLAAIFPRELIRQEMATTRSVPIPDEVQEILKLWRPSPLYRARRLEEHLKTPAKIYYKWEGVSPPGSHKPNTAVPQAYYNMKEGIERLATETGAGQWGSSLAFATALFGMECTVYMVRSSYAQKPYRKSMMQVYGAECIPSPSEMTAAGKKVLADHPDTPGSLGIAISEAVEDAVNHADTNYALGSVLNHVCLHQTIIGLEAREQLAREDAYPDMVIGCVGGGSNFAGLAFPFAGEKLRGTHPETEVVGVEPAACPTLTKGLYAYDYGDIAGLTPLLKMFTLGHDFVPPAIHAGGLRYHGVSPLVAHLADAGTMRAESYHQNEVFEAALTFARTEGVIVAPEAAHAVKAAIEAALACRKTGEEKVILFNNSGHGNFDFASYDTYLAGGLPDYDYPAELIRESLAHLPEVG; encoded by the coding sequence ATGCGCACCAAGATCCTCCTGGATGAGGACGCGATGCCGAAGGCCTGGTACAACATCCAGGCCGACCTGCCGACGCCGCTTGCCCCGCCTCTCCACCCCAGCACAGGAAACCCGGTAAAACCCGACGACCTTGCAGCCATCTTCCCCCGCGAATTGATCAGGCAGGAGATGGCAACCACGCGTTCGGTCCCCATTCCCGACGAGGTCCAGGAGATCCTGAAACTCTGGAGGCCGAGTCCCCTGTACAGGGCGCGGCGCCTCGAGGAGCACCTCAAGACCCCGGCAAAGATCTACTACAAGTGGGAGGGGGTCAGCCCGCCTGGTTCGCACAAGCCAAACACTGCAGTGCCGCAGGCCTATTACAACATGAAGGAGGGGATCGAGCGGCTCGCCACCGAGACCGGGGCAGGGCAGTGGGGGTCTTCCCTCGCCTTTGCGACCGCCCTCTTCGGGATGGAGTGCACGGTCTACATGGTGAGGTCGTCCTATGCCCAGAAGCCGTACAGGAAGAGCATGATGCAGGTCTATGGAGCCGAATGCATCCCGTCACCGAGCGAGATGACCGCCGCGGGCAAGAAGGTGCTCGCCGATCATCCTGACACGCCGGGGAGCCTGGGAATCGCGATCTCGGAGGCGGTGGAGGATGCCGTGAACCATGCCGACACCAACTATGCCCTCGGCTCGGTCCTGAACCATGTCTGCCTCCACCAGACAATCATCGGGCTCGAGGCGCGGGAGCAACTCGCGCGTGAAGACGCCTATCCAGACATGGTCATCGGGTGCGTCGGCGGCGGGTCGAACTTCGCCGGACTCGCCTTCCCGTTCGCCGGGGAAAAACTCCGCGGCACCCATCCTGAGACCGAGGTCGTCGGGGTCGAACCGGCGGCCTGCCCGACCCTCACGAAAGGACTCTATGCCTATGACTACGGCGACATCGCAGGGCTCACCCCGCTCCTCAAGATGTTCACCCTTGGCCACGACTTTGTGCCGCCGGCGATCCATGCGGGCGGGCTGCGCTACCACGGGGTCTCACCCCTCGTTGCCCATCTTGCCGACGCCGGGACGATGCGGGCCGAATCATATCACCAGAACGAGGTCTTCGAGGCGGCCCTCACCTTCGCACGGACTGAAGGAGTCATCGTCGCCCCTGAAGCGGCCCATGCAGTGAAGGCGGCGATCGAAGCCGCCCTGGCCTGCCGGAAGACCGGGGAGGAGAAGGTGATCCTCTTCAACAATTCTGGCCACGGCAATTTCGACTTTGCAAGTTATGACACCTATCTCGCGGGCGGCCTCCCTGACTACGACTACCCGGCCGAGTTGATCAGGGAGTCGCTGGCGCACCTGCCAGAGGTGGGGTGA
- a CDS encoding helix-turn-helix transcriptional regulator encodes MQTRMREYRARLGLTQEELATRVGVRRETIVFLEKGKYNPSLRLAWRVSRELGAPIEEIFIFGEEDLG; translated from the coding sequence ATGCAGACACGGATGCGTGAATACCGGGCCCGCCTCGGACTCACCCAGGAAGAACTGGCCACACGAGTTGGGGTCAGACGGGAGACGATCGTCTTCCTGGAGAAGGGGAAGTACAACCCTTCTCTCCGCCTTGCCTGGCGGGTCTCCCGTGAACTGGGGGCGCCGATCGAAGAGATCTTCATCTTCGGGGAAGAGGATCTCGGGTGA
- a CDS encoding ABC transporter permease subunit, with product MSSVITVARKEVKAILTSRQTIISAIIVVVLFSLPMAPAITALGTTEGGAPIDQALFMFPVLIGVFLGYIFAGQVFLREKTDGTIETLLCAPISLRNLWAGKVVGTVIPAYALTLIGVVLIIGAASSLGGGVVLPSLQIIVHLLVVVPAYIAFATGGLGFIQLLLGLKENQIVNVVVIFVVIFSFSLVTGFMGSSFSVGWGVIGTLLAVAAALLGILAWATRFLDKERIVTTIP from the coding sequence ATGAGCAGTGTCATAACCGTGGCGCGAAAAGAGGTGAAAGCGATCCTCACGTCCAGACAGACGATCATCTCGGCGATCATCGTCGTCGTCCTCTTCTCGCTCCCGATGGCCCCGGCCATCACGGCCCTTGGTACCACCGAGGGAGGCGCCCCGATCGACCAGGCGCTCTTCATGTTCCCGGTGCTCATCGGGGTCTTCCTTGGCTACATCTTCGCCGGCCAGGTCTTCCTGCGCGAGAAGACCGACGGGACCATCGAGACCCTCCTCTGCGCCCCGATCTCGCTCAGGAACCTCTGGGCAGGGAAGGTCGTCGGGACTGTCATCCCGGCCTACGCCCTCACACTCATCGGGGTGGTGCTGATCATCGGGGCGGCCTCCAGTCTTGGAGGAGGAGTCGTCCTTCCGTCTCTCCAGATCATCGTCCACCTGCTGGTGGTGGTGCCGGCCTACATCGCGTTTGCCACCGGAGGACTTGGATTTATTCAACTCCTCCTCGGGTTGAAGGAGAACCAGATCGTCAACGTGGTCGTCATCTTCGTGGTGATCTTCTCCTTCTCGCTCGTGACAGGGTTTATGGGCTCCTCGTTCTCGGTCGGGTGGGGAGTGATTGGAACCCTGCTCGCCGTCGCCGCCGCCCTCCTGGGCATCCTTGCATGGGCTACCCGGTTCCTGGACAAAGAGCGTATCGTGACCACCATCCCATGA